A genomic segment from Falsibacillus pallidus encodes:
- a CDS encoding ABC transporter permease: MSLFWETITSRKDLIIEGLIQHLYLSFISILIAIVISIPLGIFISRNERMAEFFIGITAIFQTIPSLALFGFLVPLLGIGNPTAIIALTVYALLPILRNTYTGIVGVDSGIIEAGRGMGMTKGQILMKIELPLSLPVMMAGIRTATVLTVGVATLATFVGAGGLGDIIYRGLSTYNNMLVLAGALPAALLALLFDFLLRLIERATTPKGLKN; the protein is encoded by the coding sequence ATGAGCTTGTTTTGGGAGACCATAACATCACGCAAGGATTTGATTATAGAGGGCCTCATCCAGCATTTATATCTCTCTTTCATTTCCATTCTGATTGCGATCGTCATTTCCATCCCGCTCGGCATCTTTATTTCACGCAATGAAAGAATGGCGGAGTTTTTCATAGGGATCACGGCTATTTTCCAAACGATCCCAAGTCTTGCCTTATTCGGATTTCTCGTACCGCTGCTTGGCATCGGAAACCCGACAGCCATCATCGCCTTAACGGTATATGCCCTCCTGCCAATCTTAAGGAATACATATACAGGAATTGTGGGGGTCGACAGCGGGATCATTGAAGCAGGACGGGGGATGGGGATGACAAAAGGGCAGATCCTCATGAAGATCGAATTGCCGCTATCCCTTCCAGTCATGATGGCAGGAATCAGGACGGCGACAGTTTTGACCGTCGGTGTAGCCACACTTGCCACTTTTGTCGGTGCCGGGGGCCTTGGCGACATCATTTACCGCGGCCTTTCAACCTATAACAATATGCTCGTTTTGGCCGGCGCTTTACCTGCCGCCCTGCTCGCCTTGCTTTTTGATTTCCTGCTTAGGTTGATTGAAAGAGCAACAACGCCAAAAGGATTAAAAAATTAG
- a CDS encoding glycine betaine ABC transporter substrate-binding protein, with amino-acid sequence MKKISTLLAIVIMAAVFSAGCGNDNKDTIVISGKKWTEQYILPEILSQYIQAKTDYKVKVKEGLGEVSILTPALDKGDIDMYVEYTGTGLEAVLKDKAKPGESSEDVLKKVREGYKKKYKVDWLEPLGFENTYTLAYKKDSGIDAKTFSDLVPDSSSMTFGAPHQFYERADGYDAMAKAYGFKFKDQKSFDPNVMYDAVKNGDVDVIPAFTTDGRIQRYDLATTKDDLGFFPKYDAVPIVREDVLKKFPKLKDVVNQLAGKISEAEMSEMNAKVDIDHQDPKKVAKDFLIKKGLIKK; translated from the coding sequence GTGAAAAAAATAAGCACCCTATTGGCCATCGTTATCATGGCTGCCGTTTTTTCCGCAGGCTGCGGAAACGATAATAAAGATACCATCGTTATCTCAGGGAAAAAATGGACCGAACAGTACATACTCCCAGAGATTTTATCCCAATATATCCAAGCCAAAACGGATTACAAAGTCAAAGTCAAAGAAGGCTTGGGAGAAGTCTCAATCTTGACTCCTGCCCTGGATAAAGGGGATATCGACATGTATGTGGAATACACCGGAACAGGGCTGGAAGCGGTCCTTAAAGACAAAGCAAAACCGGGAGAATCCTCAGAAGATGTGTTGAAAAAAGTCAGGGAAGGCTATAAAAAGAAATACAAGGTAGACTGGCTTGAGCCGCTCGGCTTTGAAAACACCTATACTTTAGCCTATAAAAAAGATTCAGGAATCGATGCAAAAACTTTCTCAGATTTAGTCCCTGATTCAAGCTCCATGACTTTCGGAGCACCTCACCAGTTCTATGAACGTGCAGATGGATATGATGCCATGGCAAAAGCGTATGGGTTTAAATTCAAGGATCAAAAAAGCTTTGATCCAAATGTCATGTACGATGCGGTTAAAAACGGAGATGTTGACGTAATACCCGCCTTCACGACCGATGGACGCATCCAGCGCTATGACCTTGCGACAACGAAAGACGACTTAGGCTTTTTCCCGAAATATGATGCAGTGCCAATCGTCAGGGAGGATGTCCTAAAGAAATTCCCGAAACTGAAAGATGTCGTCAACCAGCTTGCCGGAAAAATCTCCGAAGCAGAGATGAGTGAAATGAATGCAAAAGTGGACATCGACCATCAGGATCCAAAAAAAGTAGCAAAGGACTTCCTGATCAAAAAAGGATTAATCAAAAAATAA
- a CDS encoding CoA-binding protein, giving the protein MPINNPSREEIGVILKKSKRIAVVGLSDQPERTSYAVSKAMQDAGYEIIPVNPNVSQVLGMKAVPTLKDIEGHIDIVNIFRRSEFLPAIAKEFDEIDADVFWAQLGVANEEAYEFLAKKGYTVIMDRCIKVEHALTK; this is encoded by the coding sequence ATGCCAATTAACAATCCATCCAGGGAAGAGATCGGTGTTATTTTAAAAAAATCAAAAAGAATCGCTGTCGTTGGGTTGAGCGATCAGCCTGAACGCACTTCTTATGCAGTATCCAAAGCCATGCAGGATGCCGGCTATGAAATCATACCCGTTAATCCAAATGTCTCACAGGTCCTCGGAATGAAAGCGGTGCCGACATTAAAGGACATTGAAGGGCACATCGACATTGTGAATATCTTCAGGCGTTCTGAATTCCTGCCGGCCATTGCAAAGGAATTCGATGAAATAGATGCGGATGTTTTTTGGGCCCAGCTCGGGGTGGCAAATGAGGAAGCCTATGAATTCTTAGCGAAAAAAGGTTATACTGTTATTATGGATCGCTGCATCAAGGTGGAACATGCTCTTACGAAATAA
- the parE gene encoding DNA topoisomerase IV subunit B, which translates to MATKQDIFDYNDDAIQVLEGLEAVRKRPGMYIGSTDARGLHHLVYEIVDNSVDEALGGYGDHIIVKIHKDNSISVQDKGRGMPTGMHKSGKPTPEVIFTVLHAGGKFGQGGYKTSGGLHGVGASVVNALSEWLVVTINRDGFTYQQKFSHGGKPETTLEKIGKSKHSGTTIHFKPDPTIFSTTTYNYDILCERLRESAFLLKGLKIEIIDERHDQQDVFHYESGIEAFVQYLNEEKDVLHPVVFIEGEANGIEVEFSFQFNDGFSENVLSFVNNVRTKDGGTHEAGAKTAMTRVFNEFSRKVNLLKERDKNLEGTDIREGMSAIVSVRIPEELLQFEGQTKGKLGTSEARSAVDSVVSEHLSYFLEENNDVSTLLIKKAIKAAQAREAARKAREEARNGKKKKRSDTVLSGKLTPAQSRNPQKNELYLVEGDSAGGSAKQGRDRRFQAILPLRGKVINTEKAKLADIFKNEEINTIIHAIGGGVGPEFNIEDINYDKVVIMTDADTDGAHIQVLLLTFFYRYMKPLIEAGKIYIALPPLYKVSRGTGKKEVIEYAWTDDELQGAIKKVGKGYMIQRYKGLGEMNADQLWDTTMNPESRTLIRVRIDDAARAERRVTTLMGDKVEPRRKWIESNVAFGLEEDQNILENENILVAEEV; encoded by the coding sequence GTGGCCACTAAACAGGATATATTCGACTATAATGATGATGCCATTCAGGTTTTGGAAGGCCTCGAGGCAGTCAGGAAGCGCCCTGGGATGTATATCGGCTCTACAGACGCCAGAGGACTGCATCATCTAGTCTATGAAATCGTAGATAACTCCGTTGATGAAGCACTTGGCGGATACGGAGATCATATAATTGTGAAAATACATAAAGACAACAGCATCTCAGTCCAGGATAAAGGACGCGGGATGCCTACTGGTATGCATAAATCAGGGAAGCCGACGCCGGAAGTCATTTTCACCGTCCTTCATGCAGGAGGGAAATTTGGACAAGGCGGATACAAGACGAGCGGAGGATTGCACGGTGTAGGTGCCTCTGTCGTTAATGCCCTTTCCGAATGGCTGGTTGTCACAATCAATCGCGACGGATTTACTTACCAGCAAAAATTCAGCCATGGCGGCAAACCTGAAACAACCTTGGAAAAGATCGGGAAAAGCAAACATAGCGGGACAACCATTCATTTCAAACCGGATCCCACCATTTTCAGCACCACCACGTACAACTATGACATACTTTGTGAACGTCTAAGAGAATCCGCATTCCTGCTCAAAGGCTTAAAAATCGAAATCATTGATGAACGTCATGATCAGCAGGACGTTTTTCACTATGAAAGTGGAATTGAAGCGTTTGTTCAGTATTTGAATGAAGAAAAAGATGTCCTCCATCCGGTTGTGTTCATTGAAGGAGAAGCAAACGGAATTGAAGTCGAATTCTCCTTTCAATTCAACGACGGCTTCTCTGAGAACGTTCTTTCCTTCGTAAACAACGTGCGGACAAAGGACGGCGGAACCCATGAAGCGGGAGCGAAGACAGCCATGACTCGTGTCTTCAATGAATTTTCACGCAAGGTCAACCTTTTGAAGGAGCGGGATAAAAACCTTGAAGGAACGGATATTCGCGAAGGAATGTCTGCTATCGTTTCAGTCAGGATCCCGGAAGAACTCCTTCAATTCGAGGGTCAGACGAAAGGGAAATTAGGGACAAGCGAAGCAAGGTCTGCGGTGGATTCCGTTGTTTCCGAACATTTATCTTATTTCCTTGAAGAAAACAATGATGTCAGCACCCTCCTGATTAAAAAAGCCATCAAAGCGGCCCAAGCGAGGGAAGCAGCGAGAAAAGCAAGGGAAGAAGCCCGCAACGGAAAGAAAAAGAAGCGTTCCGACACGGTTCTATCCGGTAAGCTGACCCCTGCACAATCGCGCAATCCGCAAAAGAATGAATTGTATCTCGTCGAGGGAGATTCAGCGGGTGGATCGGCTAAACAAGGACGGGACCGTCGTTTCCAGGCGATCTTGCCGCTCCGTGGTAAAGTTATCAATACAGAAAAAGCCAAGCTTGCTGATATTTTTAAAAATGAAGAGATCAACACCATCATCCACGCTATCGGCGGCGGTGTTGGGCCTGAGTTCAATATTGAAGATATCAATTACGATAAAGTGGTCATCATGACAGATGCCGATACGGATGGTGCTCATATCCAAGTATTGCTGCTGACATTCTTCTACCGCTATATGAAGCCTTTGATCGAAGCAGGGAAGATTTACATTGCTCTTCCGCCGCTTTATAAAGTCAGCAGAGGGACAGGCAAGAAGGAAGTCATCGAATATGCTTGGACAGATGATGAATTGCAGGGTGCCATCAAGAAAGTTGGAAAAGGCTACATGATCCAGCGTTATAAAGGACTTGGAGAAATGAACGCTGACCAGCTTTGGGATACGACAATGAACCCTGAATCCAGGACATTGATCCGCGTCAGGATCGACGATGCTGCCCGGGCGGAACGACGTGTCACAACATTGATGGGCGACAAAGTGGAGCCGCGCCGCAAATGGATCGAGAGCAATGTGGCGTTTGGACTCGAAGAAGATCAGAATATCCTTGAAAATGAAAATATCTTGGTCGCTGAGGAGGTATAA
- the parC gene encoding DNA topoisomerase IV subunit A — MSTVEKFQDLPLEDVLGDRFGRYSKYIIQERALPDARDGLKPVQRRILYAMHVEGNTADKGFRKSAKTVGNVIGNYHPHGDTSVYDAMVRMSQEWKLRNLLVEMHGNNGSIDGDPPAAMRYTEARLSSISSELLRDIDKRTVEFIPNFDDTSNEPTVLPARFPSLLVNGSTGISAGYATEIPPHHLDEVIDGVIMRLDDPECTVDDIMTLIKGPDFPTGGIIQGKDGIKKAYETGKGKIVIRGKAEIEDQRGGRQQIVVTEIPYEVNKANLVKKMDELRVDKKVEGISEVRDETDRQGLRIVIELKKDADSAGVLNYLYKNSDLQVTYNFNMVAIHNQRPKLMGIRQMLDAYIDHQKEVITRRSEYDLGKARERQHIVEGLMKALSILDEVISTIRASKDKRDAKDNLIAKFQFTETQSEAIVSLQLYRLTNTDITALRAEAEELAKKVDELSEILNSEKRLISVLKKELKEIKKKYADARRTKIEDEIEEIKINLEVLIASEEVMVTVTNDGYIKRTSLRSYSASNGQDLAMKESDRLLAQIELNTTDVLLLFTNKGNYLYMPVHELPDIRWKDLGQHISNLIPIDRDEDIIKAMPIKDFTEDAYLLFITKNGMVKKTELSNYKAQRYSRPLVGVNVKGNDEVIDVHKTNGAMDLFLATNLGYGLWFSEEEVSIVGARAAGVKGINLKDGDYVVGGKAFNPADETSILLVTHRGAVKKMKLAEFEKTTRAKRGVVMLRELKSNPHRVSGIELVSKNDIVYVLCEKGSIETIQADAIRNSDRYSNGSFVIDESESGPVIKTWKDLEKDIEPSESSS, encoded by the coding sequence ATGTCAACAGTTGAGAAATTTCAAGACCTTCCACTAGAGGATGTACTAGGCGACCGTTTTGGACGGTACAGTAAATATATTATTCAAGAACGTGCGCTGCCGGATGCCCGCGACGGACTGAAACCGGTGCAGCGCCGCATCCTCTATGCAATGCATGTAGAGGGCAATACAGCAGATAAAGGTTTCCGTAAATCAGCCAAGACCGTCGGAAACGTCATCGGCAATTATCATCCGCATGGTGATACTTCCGTCTATGACGCGATGGTGCGGATGAGCCAGGAATGGAAGCTTCGCAATCTATTGGTTGAAATGCATGGAAACAACGGCTCCATCGACGGCGATCCACCGGCTGCAATGCGTTACACAGAAGCAAGGCTTTCATCCATTTCATCCGAATTATTAAGGGATATTGATAAACGGACAGTCGAATTCATTCCGAACTTTGACGATACGTCCAATGAACCAACTGTCTTGCCGGCACGCTTCCCAAGCTTGCTCGTCAATGGATCGACAGGTATTTCTGCTGGGTATGCGACAGAAATACCACCGCATCACCTTGATGAAGTCATTGATGGAGTTATCATGAGGCTTGATGATCCAGAATGTACAGTAGACGACATCATGACGCTCATCAAAGGCCCAGACTTCCCCACTGGAGGCATAATCCAAGGGAAAGACGGCATTAAAAAAGCGTATGAAACAGGGAAAGGCAAAATCGTAATCCGGGGCAAAGCGGAAATCGAAGACCAAAGGGGCGGCAGACAGCAGATCGTCGTCACTGAAATCCCTTATGAAGTCAATAAAGCCAATCTTGTCAAAAAAATGGATGAACTCCGCGTCGACAAAAAAGTCGAAGGCATATCAGAAGTTCGCGATGAAACCGATCGCCAGGGACTTCGCATCGTCATCGAACTAAAAAAGGATGCAGATTCTGCCGGGGTATTAAATTACCTTTATAAAAACAGCGACCTCCAAGTCACTTATAACTTTAATATGGTTGCCATACATAATCAGCGTCCGAAGCTGATGGGCATCCGCCAGATGCTTGATGCCTACATCGATCATCAGAAAGAAGTCATCACCAGACGTTCTGAATATGACTTAGGCAAGGCACGCGAAAGGCAGCATATCGTAGAAGGCTTGATGAAGGCACTCTCCATCCTTGACGAAGTCATTTCAACCATCAGAGCTTCAAAAGATAAGCGGGATGCAAAGGATAATTTAATCGCGAAATTCCAATTCACCGAAACTCAATCCGAAGCGATCGTTTCCTTGCAGCTATACAGATTGACGAACACCGATATAACAGCGCTTCGGGCAGAAGCAGAGGAATTGGCTAAGAAAGTCGATGAACTCAGTGAAATCCTGAATAGCGAAAAACGATTGATCTCGGTTCTGAAAAAAGAACTGAAGGAAATCAAAAAGAAATATGCAGATGCCAGAAGAACAAAAATCGAAGATGAGATTGAAGAAATCAAGATCAACCTCGAAGTTCTTATTGCAAGTGAAGAGGTGATGGTGACCGTCACAAATGACGGCTATATCAAACGTACTTCACTCCGGTCTTATTCTGCATCAAACGGTCAGGACCTTGCCATGAAGGAATCGGATAGACTCCTGGCACAGATTGAACTTAATACGACGGATGTACTCCTTCTGTTCACGAACAAAGGGAATTACTTATATATGCCGGTTCATGAGCTCCCTGATATCCGTTGGAAAGACCTTGGCCAGCATATTTCCAATCTCATTCCAATCGACCGGGACGAGGATATCATCAAGGCCATGCCGATCAAGGATTTCACAGAAGATGCCTATCTCTTGTTCATAACCAAGAACGGGATGGTCAAAAAAACCGAGCTTTCCAACTACAAAGCCCAGCGCTATTCACGTCCGCTCGTTGGGGTGAATGTAAAAGGGAATGACGAGGTTATTGATGTCCATAAGACAAACGGAGCAATGGATCTCTTCCTTGCTACCAACCTTGGCTATGGACTGTGGTTCAGCGAAGAGGAAGTAAGCATTGTTGGTGCAAGAGCAGCCGGAGTCAAGGGAATCAATTTAAAAGATGGGGACTACGTTGTGGGAGGCAAAGCCTTCAACCCTGCAGACGAAACTTCCATCCTTCTCGTCACACACCGCGGTGCTGTGAAAAAGATGAAATTGGCAGAGTTCGAAAAAACGACCAGGGCTAAACGAGGCGTTGTCATGCTCCGTGAATTAAAGTCCAACCCTCACCGAGTGTCAGGAATCGAACTCGTTTCAAAAAATGATATTGTCTATGTATTGTGTGAAAAAGGCAGCATTGAAACCATTCAAGCAGATGCAATCAGAAACAGCGACCGCTATTCAAATGGCTCATTCGTGATCGATGAATCAGAATCAGGTCCAGTCATCAAGACATGGAAAGACCTTGAAAAAGATATTGAACCATCTGAGTCATCAAGCTGA
- a CDS encoding alanine/glycine:cation symporter family protein has protein sequence MNMLTNVVNFLNDYMWGYILIVLLIGLGLYFSIRTKFVQFRYFGEMFRVLTDKSTISADGKRGISSFQAFTISTASRVGTGNLAGVASAIAAGGPGAVFWMWLIALLGGASSFMESTLAQIFKVKDKDGYRGGPAYYMEKGLNKRWMGILFAIVITFCYGLIFNSVQANTISIAMEEGFGASRTVVGIILAVLTAIIIFGGLKRIANVTQILVPVMAVLYIILAIFVLLQHIPEIPSMFKLIFDHAFGVRQFVGGGVGAAIMMGIKRGLFSNEAGMGSAPNAAATAAVTHPVKQGLIQTLGVFTDTMMICTATAFMILLSGTYTKGPNGPEGISLTQAALETHVGSWAALFVAIAIFLFAFSSVIGNYYYGETNIEFIKNSKVALFIYRLAVIAMVIFGSIVEFGVVWSLADLFMGIMAIINLIAVTMLAKVALAALKDYKAQRKAGKDPVFYSDSLPGVTGADAWDKKPQSVRKAQ, from the coding sequence ATGAATATGTTGACAAATGTAGTCAATTTTTTAAACGACTACATGTGGGGGTACATCCTCATCGTTTTACTTATCGGATTAGGACTTTATTTTTCTATAAGAACGAAATTTGTACAATTCCGATATTTCGGAGAGATGTTCCGCGTACTAACGGACAAATCAACCATTTCTGCCGATGGTAAAAGAGGGATTTCATCCTTCCAGGCCTTTACCATCAGTACAGCATCCCGTGTTGGAACGGGGAATTTGGCAGGTGTAGCATCCGCAATCGCAGCCGGTGGTCCCGGAGCCGTATTCTGGATGTGGCTGATAGCGCTATTAGGCGGTGCATCAAGCTTCATGGAAAGTACACTTGCACAGATTTTTAAAGTCAAAGACAAAGACGGCTACAGAGGCGGCCCTGCCTACTATATGGAAAAAGGGCTGAACAAAAGATGGATGGGAATTCTTTTCGCCATCGTCATCACATTCTGCTATGGTCTTATCTTTAATTCTGTACAGGCCAATACCATATCCATTGCCATGGAAGAAGGATTTGGTGCCAGCCGGACAGTAGTTGGAATCATCTTGGCAGTTTTGACCGCAATCATCATATTTGGCGGATTGAAGCGCATCGCAAACGTGACTCAGATCCTTGTGCCGGTCATGGCGGTTCTATACATCATTTTGGCAATCTTTGTATTGCTTCAACACATCCCGGAGATCCCGTCTATGTTCAAGCTTATTTTTGACCATGCGTTCGGCGTCCGCCAATTTGTGGGAGGCGGTGTCGGAGCCGCAATCATGATGGGTATCAAACGTGGATTATTCTCAAATGAAGCTGGTATGGGTAGTGCACCGAATGCAGCTGCTACTGCAGCCGTCACGCATCCGGTTAAACAAGGATTGATTCAGACTCTTGGTGTTTTTACGGATACAATGATGATCTGTACTGCTACGGCTTTCATGATTCTCTTGTCCGGAACATATACAAAGGGTCCGAATGGCCCTGAAGGAATTTCATTGACACAGGCTGCTTTGGAAACACATGTCGGCAGCTGGGCAGCATTATTCGTAGCAATTGCCATATTCCTGTTTGCATTCAGTTCCGTCATTGGGAACTATTATTATGGCGAAACGAATATTGAATTCATCAAAAACAGCAAAGTGGCATTATTCATTTATCGCCTTGCTGTCATCGCAATGGTCATCTTTGGTTCCATCGTGGAATTTGGCGTCGTTTGGAGCCTTGCAGACTTATTCATGGGCATCATGGCCATCATCAACCTGATAGCCGTTACGATGCTTGCCAAGGTTGCACTGGCAGCATTAAAGGATTATAAAGCACAGAGAAAAGCCGGAAAAGATCCTGTATTCTACTCAGACTCCTTGCCTGGAGTTACTGGAGCAGATGCATGGGATAAAAAACCGCAATCTGTAAGAAAAGCACAATAA